A part of Sus scrofa isolate TJ Tabasco breed Duroc chromosome 15, Sscrofa11.1, whole genome shotgun sequence genomic DNA contains:
- the LOC110257159 gene encoding olfactory receptor 12-like: MPPHGNGNLSGKPLQEFVLEGFQGGLQTQALLFALFLALYLAAVLGNLTMIVVITLDARLHSPMYFFLKNLSFLDLCYSSVIYPKALANFLSSAKVISFGGCASQFFLISLMITTEGFLLAVMAYDRFLAICSPLHYPITMCPMACARFMLGCYGGGCLNAILQTSFTFSLPFCSSNHINHFFCDVPPLLLLACADTAINELVLFGICGLIIVGTTLGVLISYAYITVTILRMRSGAGRHKLFSTCGSHMTAVSLFYGTLFVMYAQPGAVESMEQGKVVSVFYTLVIPVLNPLIYSLRNKEVKEALWRLGHKLTAN; this comes from the coding sequence ATGCCACCTCATGGAAATGGAAACCTCTCAGGGAAGCCTCTGCAGGAGTTTGTGCTGGAGGGGTTTCAGGGTGGGCTGCAGACCCAGGCCCTGCTCTTTGCCCTCTTCCTGGCCCTGTACTTGGCCGCCGTCCTGGGGAACCTCACCATGATCGTGGTCATCACCCTGGACGCCCGTCTGCACTCCCcgatgtacttcttcctcaagaacctctccttcctggacctgTGCTACTCATCTGTCATCTACCCCAAGGCCCTGGCCAACTTCCTGTCCTCAGCCAAGGTCATCTCCTTCGGGGGCTGTGCCTCCCAGTTCTTCCTCATCTCTCTGATGATCACCACTGAGGGATTCCTCCTGgccgtgatggcctatgaccgcttccTGGCCATCTGCAGCCCCCTACACTATCCCATCACCATGTGCCCCATGGCCTGTGCCCGGTTCATGCTGGGCTGCTACGGTGGAGGCTGCCTCAACGCCATTCTGCAGACCAGCTTCACATTCAGCCtccccttctgcagctccaacCACATCAACCACTTCTTCTGCGATGTGCCCCCGCTGCTCCTGCTTGCCTGTGCTGACACAGCCATCAATGAGCTGGTCCTGTTTGGCATCTGCGGGCTCATCATCGTGGGCACCACACTCGGGGTCCTCATCTCCTATGCCTACATCACCGTGACCATCCTGAGGATGCGCTCGGGAGCAGGCAGACACAAgctcttctccacctgtggctcccacatgACGGCCGTGTCCCTCTTTTATGGGACCCTTTTTGTCATGTATGCCCAGCCGGGAGCGGTGGAGTCCATGGAGCAGGGCAAGGTGGTCTCTGTCTTCTACACCCTGGTCATCCCCGTGCtcaaccccctcatctacagtctgcggaacaaggaggtgaaggaggccCTGTGGAGACTGGGCCACAAGCTCACAGCCAATTGA
- the LOC100522351 gene encoding olfactory receptor 12-like gives MSHNRNGTLSVVPLQEFVLDGFQGGLQTQALLFALFLALYLAAVLGNLTMIVVITLDARLHSPMYFFLKNLSFLDLCYSSVIYPKALGNILSSAKVISFGGCATQFFFFSLMITTEGFLLAVMAYDHFLAICSPLHYPITMCPSACTRLVLGCYCGGCLNCILQTSFTFSLPFCSSNHIDHFFCDVPPLLLLACADTAINELVLFGICGLIIVGTTLGVLISYAYITVTILRMRSGAGRHKLFSTCGSHMTAVSLFYGTLFVMYAQPGAVESMEQGKVVSVFYTLVIPVLNPLIYSLRNKEVKEALWRLGHKLTAK, from the coding sequence atgtCACATAACAGAAATGGAACCCTCTCGGTGGTGCCTCTGCAGGAGTTTGTGCTGGATGGATTTCAGGGGGGTCTGCAGACCCAGGCCCTGCTCTTTGCCCTCTTCCTGGCCCTGTACTTGGCCGCCGTCCTGGGGAACCTCACCATGATCGTGGTCATCACCCTGGACGCCCGTCTGCACTCCCcgatgtacttcttcctcaagaacctctccttcctggacctgTGCTACTCATCTGTCATCTACCCCAAAGCTCTGGGCAACATCCTGTCCTCAGCCAAGGTCATCTCCTTTGGGGGCTGTGCCAcccagttcttcttcttctcacTGATGATCACCACTGAGGGATTCCTCTtggctgtgatggcctatgaccactTCCTGGCCATCTGCAGCCCCCTACACTATCCTATCACCATGTGCCCATCAGCCTGTACCCGCCTGGTGCTGGGCTGCTACTGTGGGGGATGCCTCAACTGCATCCTGCAGACCAGCTTCACATTCAGCCtccccttctgcagctccaacCACATCGACCACTTCTTCTGCGATGTTCCCCCGCTGCTCCTGCTCGCCTGTGCTGACACAGCCATCAATGAGCTGGTCCTGTTTGGCATCTGCGGGCTCATCATCGTGGGCACCACACTCGGGGTCCTCATCTCCTATGCCTACATCACCGTGACCATCCTGAGGATGCGCTCGGGAGCAGGCAGACACAAgctcttctccacctgtggctcccacatgACGGCCGTGTCCCTCTTTTATGGGACCCTTTTTGTCATGTATGCCCAGCCGGGAGCGGTGGAGTCCATGGAGCAGGGCAAGGTGGTCTCTGTCTTCTACACCCTGGTCATCCCCGTGCtcaaccccctcatctacagcctgcggaacaaggaggtgaaggaggccCTGTGGAGACTGGGCCACAAGCTCACAGCCAAGTGA